Proteins encoded together in one Marispirochaeta sp. window:
- a CDS encoding pyridoxal-phosphate dependent enzyme: MEELFNLLNNASSQFEAVLPEIADLKKVAANHDEGRDTRIEAFEDIIASEVGDTPLVRARNLEREVGLRQIFLKFEGGNPSGTQKDRIAFAQVLDALRRGYDTIVIATCGNYGAAMAFACSLAGIRCRVYIPEKYHTNRIEEMRKFDPEIVRVPGDYENAVEVSSADARRLEFYDANPGGDNTDLQIRAYGSIAEEIYDELRDAPAVLAVPVSNGTTLAGIYRGFMNLYRRGKTSRVPRIFAGSSHGKNPIIRAVIKNLPNCEDLKPGQIKESVTNEPLINWHSIDGEQALISIRNSGGGAGFASDKSMRDYSRLIRQTEGFHVLPASTAGLAAMIESHKKVPLGNDRYVVVLTGRNT; encoded by the coding sequence ATGGAAGAACTCTTCAATCTACTGAACAACGCCTCATCCCAGTTTGAGGCGGTTTTGCCGGAAATAGCAGACCTGAAAAAGGTAGCCGCAAATCACGATGAGGGACGGGATACCCGAATCGAGGCTTTCGAGGATATTATCGCCTCCGAGGTTGGGGACACCCCCCTGGTCCGGGCCCGCAACCTTGAACGGGAGGTGGGGCTGCGGCAGATTTTCCTTAAATTCGAGGGAGGTAACCCTTCGGGCACCCAGAAAGACAGGATAGCCTTCGCCCAGGTACTGGACGCCCTGCGTCGGGGCTATGACACAATAGTTATTGCCACCTGCGGCAACTACGGCGCCGCTATGGCCTTTGCCTGTTCCCTGGCAGGAATACGCTGCCGCGTCTATATCCCGGAAAAGTACCATACCAACCGTATAGAAGAGATGCGCAAATTCGATCCGGAAATAGTCAGGGTCCCCGGAGATTACGAGAACGCCGTGGAGGTCTCCTCGGCGGACGCCCGGCGTCTGGAGTTTTACGACGCCAACCCCGGAGGAGACAATACGGACCTGCAGATCCGTGCCTATGGATCAATCGCCGAGGAAATATACGATGAACTCCGAGACGCTCCGGCAGTTCTGGCAGTCCCTGTCTCCAACGGAACAACCCTGGCGGGAATTTACCGGGGATTCATGAACCTCTACCGGCGGGGCAAAACATCCCGGGTCCCGCGGATTTTCGCGGGGTCCTCCCACGGTAAGAACCCCATTATCCGGGCAGTAATTAAAAACCTTCCCAACTGCGAAGACCTTAAACCCGGGCAGATCAAGGAATCGGTAACCAACGAACCGCTGATCAACTGGCACTCCATCGATGGCGAGCAGGCCCTCATCTCTATCCGCAATTCCGGCGGCGGAGCCGGTTTTGCCTCGGACAAGTCCATGCGGGATTATTCCAGGCTCATCCGTCAAACCGAAGGCTTTCACGTGCTGCCGGCTTCTACTGCCGGTCTTGCTGCCATGATCGAATCCCACAAAAAGGTTCCCCTGGGGAACGACCGCTATGTTGTAGTCCTTACAGGGAGAAACACTTGA